A genome region from Hydrogenoanaerobacterium saccharovorans includes the following:
- a CDS encoding ABC transporter permease produces MSFMALQGSVELGLIYALMALGIFISFRILNVADLTVDGSFTLGASCSAIITLVGHPFLGLLAGMVAGALAGMITAFLQTKMKIQPILAGILTMTGLYSINLRIMRNSPNVSLLNIPTVFDPMKKLVGNQLGKLVLPLLIVALIIILLVLFFKTQLGLSIRATGDNEDMVRSSSINADFTKTIGLAIGNAIVALSGALITQYQQFSEINMGIGMVVVAMASLIIGEVLFGSKTLLQHVVAVTLGSILYRIIIAFILRANTSPSDLKLISSVIVALALSFPVIKNKLILKKIRKAGGYDAAIK; encoded by the coding sequence ATGAGTTTCATGGCTTTGCAAGGCTCGGTTGAGCTGGGTTTGATTTATGCATTGATGGCACTGGGCATTTTTATATCATTCCGAATTTTAAATGTGGCTGATTTAACGGTAGATGGTAGTTTTACACTCGGTGCTTCTTGCTCTGCAATTATCACACTTGTTGGGCATCCATTTTTAGGGTTGCTGGCAGGGATGGTTGCCGGTGCTTTAGCAGGAATGATAACCGCATTTTTACAAACAAAAATGAAAATACAACCTATCCTGGCAGGTATCCTTACCATGACAGGGTTGTATTCAATCAATTTGCGCATTATGCGAAACAGCCCAAACGTTTCTTTGCTTAATATCCCTACTGTATTTGACCCTATGAAAAAGCTTGTAGGTAATCAGTTAGGCAAACTGGTTCTTCCGTTACTAATTGTTGCCCTTATAATTATCTTGCTCGTATTGTTTTTTAAAACACAGTTGGGTTTGAGTATTCGCGCCACAGGCGATAACGAGGATATGGTTCGGTCTTCATCTATCAATGCAGATTTTACAAAAACGATTGGTCTTGCAATTGGCAATGCGATTGTAGCTCTATCAGGTGCACTTATTACACAGTATCAACAATTTTCTGAAATTAATATGGGCATTGGTATGGTTGTTGTTGCAATGGCATCGCTTATTATAGGCGAAGTTTTGTTTGGCAGTAAAACGTTGTTACAACATGTAGTGGCTGTAACACTTGGTTCAATTTTATACCGCATAATTATTGCATTTATTTTGCGTGCTAACACCTCCCCTTCAGACCTCAAACTGATTTCATCGGTAATTGTTGCTTTGGCTCTCTCGTTTCCTGTAATAAAAAACAAATTGATACTTAAAAAAATAAGAAAGGCTGGTGGGTATGATGCTGCAATTAAATAA
- a CDS encoding ABC transporter substrate-binding protein codes for MKKVFTMIMAVIMVCLAITGCSSKASSGSEAKKLKVGIVQIVEHPSLNTIRESFIEELKTLGYGEDKVEIDYQNAQGDQSTLNSITQKFVSNKVDLIVAIATPSAQSAAAATKDIPVLFSAVTDPVAANLMTDLNKPNSNVTGTSDSIPVEQVFELSKALTPSVKKYGFIYCTSEVSAISVINQAKIYCDDNGIAYTEVAITNASELQQAAQSLVGQCDAFYTTIDNVIASAMPVLADVAMQAKIPVYVGADSMVMDGGFATVGIEYTNLGKQTAVMADKILSGTPVSEIPVETLNNFGTIINEDTAAALGVNIPEDLVKTAQMVKTSTQK; via the coding sequence ATGAAAAAGGTATTTACAATGATTATGGCGGTTATTATGGTGTGTTTAGCAATTACAGGGTGTAGTTCAAAAGCATCTTCCGGTTCAGAAGCCAAAAAACTAAAAGTCGGTATTGTCCAAATTGTGGAACACCCTTCACTTAACACGATCAGAGAATCATTTATAGAAGAATTGAAAACACTTGGATATGGTGAGGATAAAGTAGAAATCGACTACCAAAATGCTCAAGGCGATCAATCTACTCTTAACTCTATTACACAAAAATTTGTTTCTAATAAGGTTGATTTAATTGTGGCTATTGCAACCCCTTCAGCCCAGTCGGCAGCAGCAGCTACAAAGGATATCCCAGTGCTGTTTTCAGCGGTTACGGATCCTGTTGCAGCTAACTTAATGACCGATTTAAACAAACCCAACAGCAACGTTACCGGAACCTCAGATTCAATTCCGGTTGAGCAGGTATTTGAACTCTCTAAAGCACTTACTCCAAGCGTTAAAAAATACGGATTTATATATTGTACCAGTGAGGTTAGCGCAATTTCGGTAATTAACCAAGCTAAAATATACTGTGATGATAACGGCATTGCGTACACTGAAGTAGCTATTACCAATGCATCTGAATTGCAGCAAGCAGCACAAAGTCTTGTTGGACAGTGTGATGCATTCTACACTACAATTGATAACGTTATTGCTTCGGCAATGCCTGTTTTAGCAGATGTTGCAATGCAAGCCAAAATTCCCGTTTATGTGGGTGCCGATTCTATGGTAATGGATGGCGGATTTGCTACAGTAGGCATTGAATACACAAACCTTGGTAAACAAACGGCTGTAATGGCGGATAAAATTTTGAGCGGAACCCCTGTGTCTGAAATACCCGTAGAAACACTGAACAATTTTGGTACGATTATCAATGAGGATACTGCTGCAGCATTAGGAGTTAATATCCCAGAAGATCTTGTAAAAACAGCACAAATGGTTAAAACAAGCACTCAAAAATAA
- a CDS encoding bifunctional chorismate mutase/prephenate dehydratase yields MDLQDMRKRIDTIDEQIVSLFKQRMNIVHDVAEYKRLNKLPVLHTQREEQVLNRVADLAGENLADSTRFLFTTIMDLSKIQQNNQLTDNSPIIAKIKKALTEKKQLPQSPLIACQGIDGAYSSIAAREMFPKGKLQFYQSFADIFRCVKDGECEVGVLPIENSTAGSVNSVYDLMKQYRFHIVRGLKLEVSHCLLAKPGVLLEEITDIYSHEQAISQCADFLQANPNIRVHFYSNTAAAARFVSECGDRGVAAIASKDCADIYRLNIVLDEIKNAERNYTRFITISNDMILTEDADKMSVALTLPHEAGSLYKLIAQFAMLDLNLTKLESRPLPDTDFEFLFYFDFSGNAANEQIIKLLARLEQKCEYFEFLGNYHEV; encoded by the coding sequence ATGGATTTACAAGATATGCGAAAGAGGATTGATACGATTGATGAACAAATTGTGTCACTTTTTAAGCAACGCATGAATATAGTGCATGATGTAGCGGAGTATAAGCGGCTAAACAAATTACCTGTGCTTCACACCCAGCGAGAAGAGCAAGTACTCAATCGAGTAGCCGACTTAGCAGGAGAAAATCTTGCAGACAGTACACGTTTTCTATTTACTACCATTATGGATTTGAGCAAAATCCAGCAAAACAATCAACTTACCGATAATTCACCTATCATAGCAAAAATTAAAAAAGCATTGACAGAAAAAAAGCAGCTCCCACAATCACCGCTTATCGCCTGCCAAGGTATCGACGGTGCTTATTCCAGTATTGCAGCACGCGAGATGTTCCCAAAAGGAAAGCTGCAGTTTTACCAAAGTTTTGCCGATATCTTTCGCTGTGTAAAGGACGGAGAATGTGAGGTTGGCGTACTGCCCATAGAAAATTCAACTGCAGGTTCGGTAAACAGCGTGTATGATTTAATGAAACAGTACCGGTTTCATATTGTTCGTGGGTTGAAATTAGAGGTATCGCATTGCTTGCTTGCCAAACCAGGCGTACTATTAGAAGAAATTACAGATATTTATTCGCACGAGCAGGCAATCAGCCAGTGTGCCGATTTTTTACAGGCAAATCCGAATATTCGAGTGCATTTTTATTCCAATACCGCTGCTGCTGCGCGTTTTGTATCGGAATGCGGTGACCGCGGTGTAGCAGCAATAGCATCGAAAGATTGCGCCGATATTTACCGGTTAAATATAGTTTTAGATGAAATTAAAAATGCAGAACGAAACTATACACGTTTTATAACAATCAGCAATGATATGATTTTAACAGAAGACGCAGATAAAATGAGTGTTGCTTTAACTCTGCCGCACGAAGCCGGCTCGCTTTATAAGCTAATTGCTCAATTTGCAATGCTTGATTTAAACCTCACCAAGCTAGAATCTCGCCCTCTGCCGGATACAGATTTTGAGTTTTTATTCTACTTTGATTTTAGTGGGAATGCAGCAAATGAGCAAATTATTAAACTATTGGCGCGTTTGGAACAAAAATGTGAGTATTTTGAATTTTTAGGCAACTATCATGAAGTTTAA
- the aroC gene encoding chorismate synthase, which produces MSVWGRNNLKLSIFGESHGSEIGVVIDGLPAGEHIDIDELKLFCARRAPGNSTTSTKRREPDIPKILSGMLDGKTTGAPLCAMIQNNDTHSQDYNNLKKVARPGHADYTAYLRYNGANDVRGSGHFSGRLTAPLVIAGGIAKQLLRNRGVEIGAHIFSVQNTKDDVFDAVSITAKQLLEVQKKDFAVLNDESGEMMIQQIETAAKQLDSLGGVVECCAVGFPAGIGSPMFDGIENVLSSILFGIPAVKGVEFGAGFKASKMAGSENNDPYCIKDGKICTETNNHGGILGGISSGMPIIMRVAFKPTPSISQPQKTINFIEQEECELIVKGRHDPCIVPRAVPCVEAAVAFALLSYLV; this is translated from the coding sequence ATGTCCGTCTGGGGTAGAAATAATTTAAAGCTAAGCATTTTCGGGGAATCTCACGGCAGTGAGATAGGCGTAGTTATTGATGGTCTGCCTGCTGGAGAACACATTGATATAGATGAATTAAAACTGTTTTGTGCACGTCGTGCTCCGGGCAATTCTACAACATCAACAAAAAGAAGAGAACCCGACATACCAAAAATTCTTTCAGGAATGCTTGATGGAAAAACAACGGGTGCCCCCCTTTGTGCAATGATTCAAAACAATGATACTCACTCACAGGATTATAATAATTTAAAAAAGGTTGCACGCCCCGGCCATGCAGATTATACTGCCTATCTACGCTATAACGGAGCAAATGATGTACGCGGCAGCGGGCATTTTTCAGGCAGGCTTACCGCCCCTTTAGTTATTGCTGGCGGCATTGCAAAGCAATTATTACGTAACCGCGGTGTTGAAATTGGTGCCCATATTTTTTCTGTACAGAATACGAAAGATGATGTATTTGATGCAGTATCAATTACAGCCAAACAATTGCTGGAGGTGCAGAAAAAAGATTTCGCCGTTTTGAACGATGAATCGGGCGAAATGATGATTCAGCAAATTGAAACAGCAGCGAAACAACTTGATTCTCTTGGCGGTGTAGTTGAATGTTGTGCGGTTGGTTTTCCTGCAGGAATTGGCTCACCCATGTTTGATGGGATTGAAAATGTACTTAGCTCTATTCTTTTTGGAATACCGGCGGTGAAAGGTGTTGAGTTTGGAGCGGGTTTTAAGGCGTCCAAAATGGCTGGTTCGGAAAACAATGACCCTTACTGCATAAAAGATGGAAAGATCTGTACCGAAACAAATAACCATGGCGGTATTTTGGGCGGTATTTCCTCGGGAATGCCAATTATAATGCGTGTAGCTTTTAAACCTACCCCTTCTATTTCTCAGCCTCAAAAAACAATTAACTTTATAGAGCAAGAAGAATGTGAATTGATTGTAAAAGGCAGGCATGACCCTTGTATAGTCCCCCGCGCAGTACCTTGTGTAGAAGCTGCTGTAGCCTTTGCATTGCTCTCGTATTTAGTGTAA